In Fibrobacter sp. UWR4, the sequence TCATCATTCCACACGGACTTGATGCCTATAGAAGAAAGCATTCTCTGAACAGTATTTTTACGTTCTGAATCGTAATCAAAGTTCAGCGGGGTCCCGTATTTCTGTAAATCCGATGTTCTTACGTACTTTTTCTCTAAACCATAAGGATTTATAAGACCAGGCTGCATTTGTGGCGAGTATCCAGAGATAGCACGTTTACTTAACACATCATAGTTAATTGCGGTAGCCATAGCCCTTCTAAAAACTTTATCATCCAAAGGAGGTTTCGTAGTATTAATCATTAGCATAGGCATCGCTGCGGGAGTGAAATAGGGAGCGCGATCACTCCAAGTACGCACCCCAAAAGGAACCTTGCGTTGGATTCTAGGAATAAAGGAAATTGAAGCGTCAACCAAGCCATCCCTTATCGCGGCCCCCAATTCTTCATTGAAAGCGAAAATCGGATGGACGATATATTTTGGAGCAGGCTTTTTTCCATTATGAAGAGCATCATTTCCCCAATAGTCGTCGCGTCGCTTCAGAACAATTCGATCGTCACCATATTGCATCAAATTGTAGGGACCAGAAACAACTGGATTTTTATCCATTGGCATCCGCTTTACTTCATCCTGGCCCTTCTGATTCACAAGCGGTTCATAAACGTGAGACGGAACAATTCGAACAGATTGTAATAAATCATAAACTAATAGAGGATTATTTTTTCCATTTATATTCACCTTAAAATGAAGGCGTTCTGCCTTATTCTTAGATGATTCAGCGTTTATTTCAGAGATAATTTCACTGACATTAACACGTCCCTTAAAAAAAGAAAATATGACATCCTTTGACGAAACCTTCTTTCCATCACTCCATTTTGCAGCAGGATTCAATTCAACAACAATCGTTTCGTTGTTGGATTGATTTTCTATCAATTTTCCAAGCAAAGGTTCCATTTCTGCAGTTAGCGAATTATAAACCAGCAAGGGTTCATACATTAGATTAAAATGACCACCAGCAGGCCAAGAAGCGGCCCAACTTTCGGCTAATGGATTGAAATTGGTAGGTTCAGAATATTGCTGACCAGTTAGATAAAGAGTTTCCTTTCTTGGAGTAGACTTATCCAAAGGCATGCGTCCGGTTTCCGTGCCTAGGGACAAAAGTTC encodes:
- a CDS encoding ABC transporter substrate-binding protein; translated protein: MAGINEYGQVTISRYLGHKDDGLFLPDGNSSWDALENCFELLSLGTETGRMPLDKSTPRKETLYLTGQQYSEPTNFNPLAESWAASWPAGGHFNLMYEPLLVYNSLTAEMEPLLGKLIENQSNNETIVVELNPAAKWSDGKKVSSKDVIFSFFKGRVNVSEIISEINAESSKNKAERLHFKVNINGKNNPLLVYDLLQSVRIVPSHVYEPLVNQKGQDEVKRMPMDKNPVVSGPYNLMQYGDDRIVLKRRDDYWGNDALHNGKKPAPKYIVHPIFAFNEELGAAIRDGLVDASISFIPRIQRKVPFGVRTWSDRAPYFTPAAMPMLMINTTKPPLDDKVFRRAMATAINYDVLSKRAISGYSPQMQPGLINPYGLEKKYVRTSDLQKYGTPLNFDYDSERKNTVQRMLSSIGIKSVWNDEGMLSHMEMKGRRLPTLKITCPAGWTDWEAMVNNVVLYLRYSGIDIEASYVDGGQYWPVMGLGNFDLVIHKPAADVTPSLPWSRFNEVMGQAKDWQPIGSWAGTNIGRYNDPNSSGYRPEIDRLLGLIPLMDEENHKIAAYRKLNQIFMEDQPAIPLAYLPEQFYEYSDKVWTGWPNEKNPYAPAMLPWVGSATNILWHLKLK